GTTGTTTTCTAACAAAGGTCGTTTGTTAGGCGTGGGAAATGGAGAACCAATTAATCTCGATGACATATCAAGTGCTCAAGCCCATGTGTATGTATTATACAATTGTGAAGAAGTCGCAGATTATGTTAGGTAACTTAATATAACTTATGTTTATTCACTAAATCAAGTGCATTTAGATTTTTTCCGATCAAACATAACTATTATTAACTACAGAGAGCATGAGGATCAGATTAACAATCAGCGGGGAACAAAATGAAGAAAAGCAAAAGTTCATAGTAAAACCTTCTCGCAGTGGTTTGAAACTCGGGCGAGGGATCCAGATGTGCCTGTTTGGCTAAAAGAATTATCTCGAAGTCCAAGCTCTGTTGCAAGAAGATTTTCTGGATATATAATTAATGGATATATGTTTCACACTATGGAGCATGAGGCAaggagaaaaacacaaaatagtgGTGTCACATTAACTGCTTTAACTTCAAGCTTTGCAAGTGCTAAAGATAAAAGTCCAATTCAAGACACTGTAGCTTATTATGGCAGGTTATTTGAGATAGTAGAGTTAGATTATTTTGGGCATTTTAAGGTTGTATTGTTTCGGTGTGAGTGTTATGATGCTGGGAGAGACAAGTGTGGTCTTACATTTGTTCACTTTAATAAGAAATGCTACCAGAATGAACCTTTCATGCTAGCATCTCAAGCACATCAGTGTTTTCATATGCAAGATCCATATGAACATAACAAACATTATGTTATGGAAACTATCCCAAGAGacttattcaaaaaaaatgacGAATTTGAGTCTGAGGCCCGTCAAACCTTCTATAGTGAACAACACGAGCATATAACAAGTCCTGCCATACCAGCTGATGATGGTGAACTTATTCTGGAGAGGAATGATCTACGACATACAGTTATTGAAACGGTTCCCCAAGTGACTTCTGCCCAAGAATATGAGgcagatttcattggagattcTGATTCTGATGGGTCAGCCTAAGCAATTTATTGCTTAATATGTACATATGTATAACTAAGTTTTCTTCACTTTTTTATTTGTAAgtcatatttttgttttaatttctcattttgttagtgtttCTTATAGGATATGTCACTTTATTGCTTATATTAACTCGAGTTAACTAATTTATTTGTGTAGGAATAAAGAATTTATTGATCTTAAAGCAACATCAAGTAAGAATTTGCTTCAACAATTTGAAGCCAAGAGACAAAAGATTGTAAATGAACGCAAGCAATATGTGATGCAAGGTGCAGCACGTAATGACAAGGAGGAAACTATGCCAAGGTTGGATGTAGTCGAAAGTCAAAAAAAGTTGAGTGCAACCAAAGGAGTGAAGAAATGTACGTCAAAGAAGCTGGATTTTACTCATTTACAAAGCACACTCAACACAATCAACAAAAGGATGAATTTCACGCCTGAAACCTTGGAAGTACAGCCAAGCATTCCTGCGCAACAgccagaaaataaaaaaagaaagaatcaCTTGACTGTGGCTATGGCTGAGAAAAAGAAGCATGAAGTACAACATGAACCGTCAACACAAGGCTTGAACAATTCTAAGCTTACAAAGGCGGGTGCAGATGAACTTAAAAGGAAGCTCGATGCAATTCGTAATATGAATAATAGCGTGCCAACAAGTGTAAGCCAAGATCGGAGTTGTGCAAATTCTACTCAGCCCACAATCAACCAAAGATAGCAGCAGATTATTCAAGTCACACATGGTAGAACTCAAAAAAGGCAACATGACACTACTTTGCCGAGTTCAAACACTACCCCACAAGCTGAAGATTCAATGTCGGAGCAAGATGgatcaagaaaggaaaagagcaAGCCAAGGGTAAGGGCTACAACTATtgatgaatttttaaaaaaaaatgggaTAGATGTAGAAATTGACGGACTAAGCTCTGAACTAAGTGATGATGTGGGAGATAGCTTTCCACTTGATGAAAATTATTATTCACATGTGATGGAGGACATTAATGATGACGAaggtaatatatttttatcattttttatattttttgtaaatcATAATGCTTAATTTTTCAATTGGCATCACTAATTACTCCCTAATTTTTCCCCTAATGCATGAAACTAGGAGagccaaagaagaagaaaaaccgGAGAAAAACAACTTGCAAAGAGATTTATGCAAGAACTATGGAACAATGGGAAGAAGTTATTTTTGATATTGGACAGCCAGTAGGACCAACCGATCAAAGTGTGTCTAATTTAACTAGTTTCGTAGGCACAATTGGTAGAAATAAAAGATTTGTGAGTCTTTTGTACACTAGCTGGCATGCTGTAACTCCTAAAGCTAAGAAATTCATGTGGAACTATGTTAATGTAAGACTcttctattattattaaatgTCGATTATTTTAAATATAGGAAAGTGCGTATAACACTGTTGATATCATGCAGACCAAGTTTATCCTCCCAGATAGTGGAGAAAAGTGGGTGATCCAAGCAATTCGGGATGCTTGGAAGCGGTTCAAGGGAAAGATTAAGCAGAAGCACTTTGTTCCCTTTGATACCATCGAAGATATGGTGAAAAATCGACTGACACAAGTTCCAGAAAGTCAATTCATAAAATTGATCTATTATTGGAGTCATCCTACAATCCAGGTAAAATAGTTGGTACTTTAATTGCAAATATATTACTGTTTGTTAAGACATAagcaaaataatgaaaattcaATTGATAATGTTGGAATCTGTCCTCTCTCATGCTGTACAAACACATATCCATTTTGATGTAGGTTCTTGAACTGAATTGAATTTTCTTAGGATATATTGTTGCCAGTTCCATTCTGAACTTCTGAATTTGTGTATTTACAATTCTATTTTTGGCTACTTTGTTTGCTGTAATTTTAAGTTgctgcaattttattttctatagtTCTGTTTtgtgtaattttattttctgcaattctatTCTGTGCAATTATATCTGTTGCTATTCTGGTTGCTgtaattttgttttctgaagcaaaatttaattatattgttcTCTATTTCTATATGCTAACTTTTTATTCACTTATAGTCAATAAGtgaaaaaaacaagaaacataaagaaTAGCAACAGTTTCCACATCGCATGGGGCCAATCAATTTCGGAAGAGTACGAGTGGCTCTGGTATACTTATTTAATATTTGTGCTGGGATTTGtttagttaattttagttttgTTGTTATAGACTTACTTATTTAAGGCTTTATTTTGTAGCGCGCGACAAAGGAAACAAATGAGGAACCAAAAAGGTTTGAAATGTTCCTTGCTACTCGAACAAGTCGGAAAAGGAAGGAAGTTGATCAGGAAACACAAGATGCAATTGTTTGAGAGTTCATTGAATTACTAATGattataaatcaaatttaagATACGGTAACTAATTCTATTTCAAAATGTTTCTTTTAATTAGGATGAATTCCAAAACCGGCAAGCTGCTGGTGAAACAGATGAGGAAGCTTTTGAGTCTTTATTTGGAAAAGAACAACCAGGTCGGGTTAGGTGCTATGGAAGATCTATTACACGAAGTGACTTaaaaaagcatgtagaaatttCTGAACTCAAGCAACAACACCAAGAGGAAGTCACATCTTTGAAGGCTGAACTTGGAGACATGAAGGCCAAACAGCAGCACCAAGAGGCTGACCTTCATGGATTACGAAACATGATTAAGTTACTAGTTCAGCGATCTGAACCTGGAATGAGGCCGGAAGAAATTGAAGCTTTGTTACAAGATGCCCAACACTCTCCAATTGATGCAAATAGCGCTCATGGATCAACACATATTCCAAACATAAATATGGTATGACCAGTTTTTTCTTATTCCCTAATATTTGTTTATATATTGTTAATTGTTAATTAGGATTCTGAATATCTACTAGAGTTTAAAATGTTTATTTGTTAGAACTTAGGAGGATgccaaatatttttaatttgaactaAAATTGAAGAAGATGGAAGCTGTGATTTGGtttttttggttttgttttttcattatgtaattttattattattgttatcaaGATGGAAGCTGTAATTTTTCTggtttttctaatttttttggttttgttttttCATTATGTAATTTCATGCAAAGTTTGAGCTTCTtataatgttaaaataaaaaaggaagaaaaatgttattATGCGCTGCTTGTCATTTGCACAATGCACTTGAGTTTCTGATTTTAGTTCCCATTTAGTATGAAGTTGTGTTAGTCCGTTTTTTAGTTATGTCCTTTTTGGTGATTTATAGTATCCCCTGAATATGATTGTTATTTTAAAGCAAAAGACTTTGgtttgtttaattatttattcaagCATAGTATGattttgtttcttatttcatgtttttggtGATATGAAAAGAAGAGTAGTTTCAATTATCCTATGCCGCTCGGATATTGTATGTGTTATTAATATGTTAATTACTTTTTTCTTGTTGtactttttcaaattataattatttttctatataattaTGCAGGATAATTCTAAAGATGCGAATGAAGATTGAGATGCTTATCATGATGGTTTATTGACAAAGATGGAAATTAAAAGATGTATGGTTGATGATGATGTCTTTTATTAGAAGCTAAGATACATttatatgatataatattttgGTTTTTCCTAGTTTATTAGTAGTAAATTCTAAGTGCATTATATGAGTATACTTATTCTAGTTTGAGATATATGAATATTCAAAATTATGATCATTCCAACATTTTTGGTTCAttgtataattatattttgtttcagtataatttttattatttaaaaattattgtatggtattattatatatgcattcatttttattttataataattaactaatttaattaaaaatacaggattatatatataattatattctcAAATATTAGagtttagataaaaaaattgttagaaatttttgtttttatatatatatatatatatatatatatatatatatatatatatatatatatatatatataaacagaaatttaaaaaaaatgagggacaaaaggctacacttatatagaGTAGCTATAGGTATACTATTGCTACATTTATAAAGTGATGCAGTAGCCCTGAAAAGTGTAGCCTATTCTTTAGAATTATGGTAACTATTAGTGCCgaaaagtgtagccttaggtcctGAACAACATCACTTAAAAAGCGTACCCTATTCTCAAAAACCAGAAGCGTAGCTTTTGATACAGAAAAGCGTAAtctttgagaataggcaacaCTAGTATAGGCATCGCCTACAAAAGTGTCTCCGAAGCCTAAAAAGTGTAGCCTTTtcctaaggcatcatttttttttcatttttggctacacttttcaagtgtacctgaatgggtgtttttcttgtagcatttatttatcttttattttagttgaatTGCGGATACTAAAACCAACAGCATGTACATACTTTTTGTAAAATTCTCCTCCATCTCCAGCCGTATCAAAGACCATGCCAACCTTCGGTTTCAATTCATCTTCATATTCTAGAATCCATTCTTTTAATGCGTTTAATGTATCATTTAAGCCATTTGAACTCGTATTTGAATCAGCCTCATTATCTtgaattttcaataaaatatacctaagaaataaattgaaattatttttaatatgtgtAAAAAGgacttaaatttaattaattttacaaaaattttataaaataaaaaattagatttatataattaaaaaaaagtttttacataattaaaaaattatatataaacaaTGCTTTAAAGAATTTGTACTAATATAGaaacattttatttttgagGTCACATTCATTCACACTATGAATAGAAAAAGACACATGCAAAATATGTTTACTTTGAATATAAATAGAGAGCGACGACAGCAACTAACAACTCAGAGACCAAAGAGAGCcgcaacaacaacaatataGGGAGGAGTTGTGGCAACGATGAGACCAATGACGCAAACAGTGTAGAAAAGAGCGATGAAAGTGACGATCATAAGGAAGAGCGATAACGGTGAGGAGAACAGTGAAAAAAACAATGCAGCAAGAAGAGGTTTAAAAATTAGGGATTTGATTTTTGGTATCCAACGCAAGAAGAGCACACAGTGAAAAGAGGAAAGGATGTGAGAGAAAAAATAGTAATCTAGTTTATAAAACAAGTTTAATCTTGGCCAATTAATTCAATCCAATGATAATAATTGTATTCTCATATTTCCATATAAAAACTATTATCATTAGATATATTCCACAGAAATTGAATACGGACAAACTCAATTTAAGTACTAAAcaaaacttttaattttatcaaagGCAATATTGAATTAGCACAACATTAAAGAATTTGCATGTGTATTTATTATTCAGATTATATTCGATTGAACCGTcactaaattaaataatatagcGGTGGTTTAGCTTTAACTGCCGCTAAACGCAACAGGCTTGGCAGCACAATTTTTTCTGCCACTAAACATAGCTTTTTGGAGCAGTATCTATCGAACTGTCACTAAAACCCTGGCAGCATAACAATGAGCCAGCGATGGCATGTTTTGCGGCGTCAACCGCCGTTATTTCTTTTTGCAATGATTTTTGGTAATCGTCGAAAAATTTTCGCTGCTATCTACTGGAATTCTTGTATGTAGTGGTTCTTCACCATTATCTTACAATTTTAGTTTTTGTATTACTTATttgacaataataaaaatatatttttttaaaatttacttatCCTTAAtctgttattttaattttttttagagaaaatTTCATTTTCCTTTCCTGAGAGATGTTAAAATGATACTTTCCTCCCCTCtatttgtaaaatatatattctcctcccttttaattttttaaaaaacctcTTTTGAtccatttaaaattttttgtattaactaatgttaactttatccatttttcaagaaaaaataaattattttttacaaaaatacctttagcaaaaattttatttttttgtcattaaatttttcttaccaaaatattctttaataaattatttttttattgattaaattgtacctttaccaaaatatttttaaaaaatttaataattaaattatttttttcgaagATACCCTTcaacaattttttaattattaaattatgattttaccaatatttttcattaacaattacttttattttactattaatttttgatatcaatatatattattttaacattaaataaaaaatttttgccactattaatatgtataacaattaatatatattgatatcgaaatataattttaccaagatttttttatttaatgttaaaataaaatatattgttatcgaaaaattaatagtaaaatatatattgataaaatcacaatttaataattaaaaaaaatattgaagggtatcttaaaacaaaataatttaattattaaatttttttaaaattattttgataaaataacaatttaatcaataaaaaaataatttattaaagagtattttggtaagtaaaatttaatgactaaaaaataaaatttttgttaaaggatatttttgtaaaaaattatttattttttttttgaaaaataaataaagttaacaGTAGTTAATACAAAAAGTTTTAAATGGATTAAAgaagaaattttttaaaaaattttaagaaaacaGAATATACAATttataaatagaagaaaaaataatgTCATTTTACTATCTCTCAAAGGAGAAAAAGACAgtagaattatttttttatttaatatcttTCCATAGAATCTCTTAATATTTGTCAATAATATAGTTTCCTATACATATATAACTTGATTAAGCCTACTCTAGTCTAATTATGCTATTCTATTCtctaattattatatatgttagCTTACGAAAGAGACTACAAGATCAGAGGAAGATAGATTTTCGTGTCCTAATAAAGCAACAAATAAATCACGAAATATGTTCTTAGAGATTCGGCGGGGTccatgattaaaaataatattaaacaataaaaaagaaaaagtgaaaaattatAGGAATGAAGCATGTGAACATACATTACAATTACATCTATTACATGTAGTATTTAGTTGGTTTTAGGTTTGAATTGGTTTTGTTTTGCGTAGTACGTGAGAAATGGATCAGTAACTGTTGATGGATGGTGAGTAACAGCCACGTCAATTTTATAGAATAATGATTTAAGTTGAATTGTTTGTCCTTTAATGCAAATGGTTGTACTATTGTTGTGTAggtttactattattattatagcaATAAATATGAACACACACGAATCTTTCCAAAGATTTGTGACCACTTGATGATAGTGACAGAGTACATGCACCAGCAAATAGGACAAACATGCCTTCCTATGCAAAAACCAAACAGAACCTATAAGTGCATTGCAAGTCTAATCTAATGTCTTAGTGTTTTGTGTGTGTATGTGTTTTGTATAGATAATATACTTTTTATAATGTTATCCAATTCCAAGTCCACTAATTTGATTTACATATATCTTCATGACTTTATGCATTTATTCATGTaattgctttttctattgctcttTACCAATTCTGATTCTATCTAAACTATGTAAACATCCTCtcgaaatatatatatatattttacttaTGATACCTTTCGAAGGCTAACAGATCAACAATTATTAtaaatctaaataaataaaagaatttgtTGTTTATCGATAAATTACTAcgtatacaaaataaaatttaaatctctGCCACTTAGTCAAGTTAGTTTTCAAGAACATTAATCTGAATTcttccaataaaaaaaatactttcgtttgtttagtagatttagtttcACGTTTTAAGAAGGCAGATCTTTGTCTGCTACTTAATTATGTAACGAATTTTATGTTAGAAAGGTAACCTTATTCAAATGAAGATCGTTAATATCTAACTTTTAAAACATGAATTTTATATCAAGCATATGAAAGTTTGATCAACAGATAAGATAAAGAACCTGGGTATCCTTAAACTGATAGACTACTTACACaatctatatatattatcaatTATTACAAAAACAAAATCTGGAAAAATGTTGATTAAGCCTACTTATAATTGGAGAAAAAGTAATAACAACTATAAACACAATAAGGgccatatatatacatatacatatgcCTATCTAGCTAGAGCTTAAGAGATAAATCAAGGTGCTTATTATTCTTGATCATTATATTGTCATCTTGATTAGTCTTCAAATGAACAAGATAAGCTGTGATTTCTTCATTATCTGCTGCAGAATTGAGCATGTTCTTGGCCACCTGGAATCTACCAACACTACTATTTCCGATGAGGGGAGGTGGTCTTCCAAACCCATTtgatatatgatgatgatgatgaacaaaaGAAGGTTTGTGAATCAAGGAGTGAGCTTGAATTCCAAGTGGTTTGTTTGCACAAGCACCATAGAGAGGTAAAGATGAAATACTAGCATAtctatgatgatgatgaagaaaagGGATCATAAATGGTGAGGATCCTAATAACCTATTCTGACCTCTCTTTGCAATTGATCTCTCTCTCTTGTGAGCATTTTGGTGTCCTCCAAGAGCTTGTGAACTGTAGAATTTCCTCTGGCAGTAGTTGCAAGAGAACACTCTTTGATCAGAACCTGCACAACatgtgttgttgttgttgtcttcAATTGAAGTAGTTTTTGAGGAATTATCCATGTCCAAACACGTGATGAGGCTCAACTCTGTGCtgcactcatcatcatcatggaCATTCAGATTCAGATCCAACAAAGTAGTATCTACTTGCTCTTGCTGATGCTCCTTTTGATCTTCTTGTGAACTCTGCCATGGTTTGTTGCTTGCAATTTTATCACACCGATGATGAtgaggttgttgttgttgttgttgtgtatCCATTGTTGGAATAGGTTAAGAAATGTAAACTTAGTTGATTCTCAAACACCTTTAAATGGATAACACACACACTCACTTTATTCCTTTCATATTATTTAATGAAAAATACTATAAATGAGTAATTCTAAAGTTGAGTAGTGGAAAGGGTAACAAGAAGTAACATAGTATAGTTTTGTTTGTAGGAAGAGAATTGATGGGAGATGGTGGTTTACACACACAACTTTTGACTTTGATAAAGAAAGTCCAGTACTCAACCATGTGGCTATGGCTGTATAGATGGAGACTCGTGCAATTGTATATTTGTATTTGTACTTTCATACATATTGGTCCCACATCAATTAAGTTTATGTGTTTTGGCTTCATTCGCCTGCATCAACTAAGGaccacaagaacaacaagaagcTATGATGCACATCATGCGCATGCACCTTCATTGATCATCACTATCATCGTATAATAATATGAATATAATAAGGAAACAAATTATACCCAAACATTGTAATGTCATTACCGTAGAGCACCCTGTCCCCAGCTGTTGTTACATCGCTCATTAGGTGCGTTTTTTTTCTCACTTTCTGTTTAAGTGGCAAATTGCCCAATAAAATGATGAAGTGAAACACTAACCTAATCATTGCTATCGATCAAGATCTGAATTCAGTAATATATGTCAGTTTGATTATTAAAACACTGAATTTTAttaaggaaaagtctaggggccagcaattttattgcattttggccagcatgtaaccagtaGATAAatgtgagccattggatgaaatctcacaccaatctcatACCATCAAATCATTATTGATGGCTAGTTAATGGCTACCAATTACAAATATTGCTggcccctagcattgctcatttattaaatatgaaagtatataaaaatatataaaatatatatttttagtatatctTTTTAAAGTTACGACATTGAGACACATTTAATGAGACACgaattttattacttttatcCCATATTATGTTTTAAA
This sequence is a window from Arachis stenosperma cultivar V10309 chromosome 10, arast.V10309.gnm1.PFL2, whole genome shotgun sequence. Protein-coding genes within it:
- the LOC130956028 gene encoding zinc finger protein 1-like; this translates as MDTQQQQQQPHHHRCDKIASNKPWQSSQEDQKEHQQEQVDTTLLDLNLNVHDDDECSTELSLITCLDMDNSSKTTSIEDNNNNTCCAGSDQRVFSCNYCQRKFYSSQALGGHQNAHKRERSIAKRGQNRLLGSSPFMIPFLHHHHRYASISSLPLYGACANKPLGIQAHSLIHKPSFVHHHHHISNGFGRPPPLIGNSSVGRFQVAKNMLNSAADNEEITAYLVHLKTNQDDNIMIKNNKHLDLSLKL